The Priestia megaterium NBRC 15308 = ATCC 14581 region ATTCTAGAAAGCCACAGAGGACAGATTAAATTATTATCTACTTCTTCCCGCGGCACAGTTTTTGTTATTAAACTTCCTCTACATTAAGAAAACAGCCTCAAAAGGGCTGTTTTCTTAATGTGCCGTTAAAATAAGAGGACCGTTTTTCGTAATCGCAAGCGTATGTTCAAATTGAGCGGATAATTTACCATCTGTTGTACGAGCAGTCCAACCGTTTTTATCCATTTTAGAATGCCATGTACCAGCGTTTACCATTGGCTCAATTGTAATAACCATACCTTCTTTTAAACGTGTACCTTTGCCAGCTTTTCCATAGTGAAGAATTGTAGGCGCTTCGTGCATGGTATTTCCAATTCCGTGTCCTGTGAAGTCGCGTACCACAGAGAATTTTTCGCCTTCTACATAGCTTTGAATAGCGTGGCCAATGTCACCTGTGCGATTTCCTGGCTGTGCCTGCTCGATTCCTTTTAAAAGCGCTTCGTATGTAACATCTACTAGACGCTGCGCTTCGTCTGAAATCTCTCCAACGGTATGAGTCCATGCGGAATCTGCTAAGCCTCCGTTTAAATTTACAACCATATCAATGGTTACAATATCCCCGTCTTTTAACGGTTTAGTTGTTGGAAAACCGTGGCAAATTTCATCATTTAAAGAAGCGCACGTTGCATATTGATATCCTTTGTATCCTTTTTGTTCCGGCGTTGCTCCGTGCTTTGCTAAGTACTCTTCAACAAATTTATCAATTTGCATTGTTGTTACGCCTGGTTTGATCATTTTAGCGATTTCTTTATGACAAGAAGCTAATAATTTACCTGCTTCGTGCATTAAATTAATTTCGCGTTCACTTTTTAATGTGATCATTGTTGTTCACTCCTTTTTTGATGTAACTTTACGAAAAAAGTTGAGCAGCGGTTATAGCGATGGAAGTCGACTATTCATCAGTTCATTCTTCTTTATTTGAAAATCTAAGAAATACAGGAACCGTCTGCTATTGGGCGATATAAAATCATCCTTAATCATAACGCCCAATGGTAGGAAAATGCAAGATGCAGGCTTTAAAAGGAAGGGTTTGACGATAGGCATGTAGGGAAAACTGATAAATGAACGTTGAATTGGAGCATTCTCTATAACAAATGCGATATGATATAGTAAAATAAATGAAACAAAACAATTCTTTAGGAGGGGTATAGGAAAATGAGTGAACATGGAAAATTTATTGGGTTTGCAGGTACATATACAAAAGCAGGCAGTGAAGGTGTCTATACATTTACGTTAGATACGAAGGCTAAAAAGATTGTAGAAGTAAAAGCCGTGGCTAAAATTGAAAATCCTACATACTTAAATGCAAGCAAAGACAACAAACATCTTTATACAGTTATTAAAGAAGGAGAAAAAGGTGGAGTAGCTGCTTTTAAGATTGATCCAAACACAGGGCAATTAAAATTTGTAAACAGACAGCTGCTAGACGGTGCGCCTCCTTGCTACGTTTCAGTGAATGAAGATAATACGCTTGTTTTATCTGCTAATTTTCATAAAGGGAGCGTTGAGACGTATTCTGTTAATGAAGAAACAGGAGAAATTGAATATGTAGCATCCGTAGTGGAACATCCTCATTCAGACCTCAAAAAAGGACAAAAAGGAAAACCACACGTACACTATGCCGATTTTACTCCTGGAGAAAAGCACGTGGCCGTAGTGGACTTAGGTATTGATGAAATCGTGACATATGAAGTGGAAGATAATAAATTGAAGGAAGTCAACAGTCTTTCTACATCTGTTGGTTCGGGCCCTAGACATTTAACGTTCCATCCAAATGGCCGCTATGCCTATGCAATGACAGAATTCAGCTCTGAAGTTTTATTTTTAACTTATGACGAAAGCAAAGGAAGCTTTACTCAACAACAAGCTACTTTAGCGATCCCGGCTGATTTTACAGAAAATAATCAAGGGAGTGCGATCCACATTTCTTCAGACGGCCGCTTTGTCTATGCAGGAAACCGCGGACATAACTCCATTGCAACATTCAAAGTAGATCAGGATTCTGGACAGTTAACATTCGTAGAATGGACAGGAACTGAAGGCGACTGGCCGCGCGATTTTGTTTTGGATCCAACAGAACAATTTATTGTGGCTTCTAATCAAGAAACAGGAAACTTGGTACTGTTTGAAAGAGACCAAGAAAGTGGAAAGCTAACGCTTCTTCAATCTAACGTCACGGTTCCAGAAGCTGTGTGCGTAAAGTTCCTCCACTACAAGTAATCGATGTAGAAAGTCAGACCTGATCCAAAAACAATCAGGTCTGGCTTTCTAAACCTAAGCGGATGTCACTCCCCTTGCGGGGTTAGTGCCATCCGCTTAGGTGAACCTTTGAGGGAATAGTCAGGTAGTGCGCGTTCCTTAGCATCATTTATAATCTATCTATATATGGAAGAAAAGCCCTTTTGGAGGGCTTTTTTTTCTGGGGTTATAGTAGAATGAAGAGAGAACGCATGAAAGGCTGAGGTGATAAGTGTGAAAAATATATGTGATTATCCAATTGTACAAGCTCCCATGGCAGGAGGAGTTTCGACGCCTAAACTAGCTGCAGCAGTATCTAATAGCGGAGGGCTAGGGTTTTTAG contains the following coding sequences:
- the map gene encoding type I methionyl aminopeptidase, with amino-acid sequence MITLKSEREINLMHEAGKLLASCHKEIAKMIKPGVTTMQIDKFVEEYLAKHGATPEQKGYKGYQYATCASLNDEICHGFPTTKPLKDGDIVTIDMVVNLNGGLADSAWTHTVGEISDEAQRLVDVTYEALLKGIEQAQPGNRTGDIGHAIQSYVEGEKFSVVRDFTGHGIGNTMHEAPTILHYGKAGKGTRLKEGMVITIEPMVNAGTWHSKMDKNGWTARTTDGKLSAQFEHTLAITKNGPLILTAH
- a CDS encoding lactonase family protein translates to MSEHGKFIGFAGTYTKAGSEGVYTFTLDTKAKKIVEVKAVAKIENPTYLNASKDNKHLYTVIKEGEKGGVAAFKIDPNTGQLKFVNRQLLDGAPPCYVSVNEDNTLVLSANFHKGSVETYSVNEETGEIEYVASVVEHPHSDLKKGQKGKPHVHYADFTPGEKHVAVVDLGIDEIVTYEVEDNKLKEVNSLSTSVGSGPRHLTFHPNGRYAYAMTEFSSEVLFLTYDESKGSFTQQQATLAIPADFTENNQGSAIHISSDGRFVYAGNRGHNSIATFKVDQDSGQLTFVEWTGTEGDWPRDFVLDPTEQFIVASNQETGNLVLFERDQESGKLTLLQSNVTVPEAVCVKFLHYK